In Fervidobacterium nodosum Rt17-B1, one genomic interval encodes:
- a CDS encoding adenylate/guanylate cyclase domain-containing protein, which translates to MLLLDTQQLQNDEAGVFIHANAIQNIINGEYIKPISPFYNSIIFAIIMLLVSLLSLFNKRLINTFLLLIPFIFISISFIIFSQKIYISTFHTFFATLLVGSVKTLGDFLKENAEKRRMKEFLYRYVPDIVADNLLKQGELKLGGETRNVVVLFSDIKGFTSRSEKLSPEEVVSFLNVYLTRMSEIIRYKYNGTIDKFIGDAIMAIFGAPISYEDDIDRALKCALDMRKELKKLDEELGLDLDSGIGIHYGPAIVGNIGAPFRMDYTCIGDTVNTASRIEHLTREIDAEIIVSEEIVSRTNNFIFEYVGSYLVKGKSMQLNLYKLISEKLNT; encoded by the coding sequence TTGTTATTGTTGGATACACAGCAACTGCAAAACGACGAAGCAGGCGTTTTTATACATGCAAATGCTATTCAAAATATTATAAATGGTGAATATATTAAACCCATTTCACCTTTTTACAATTCGATTATTTTTGCCATTATAATGCTTTTAGTTTCGTTATTATCTTTATTCAATAAAAGGTTAATCAATACTTTTTTGTTATTAATACCATTTATTTTCATTTCAATATCTTTTATTATATTTTCACAAAAGATATATATATCAACATTTCATACATTTTTTGCAACACTATTAGTTGGCAGTGTGAAAACTCTCGGCGATTTCCTTAAGGAAAACGCAGAAAAAAGAAGGATGAAAGAATTTTTATACCGTTATGTTCCGGATATCGTTGCCGATAATTTATTAAAACAGGGTGAATTAAAACTTGGTGGAGAAACAAGAAACGTTGTTGTACTTTTCTCAGATATTAAAGGCTTTACAAGTAGGTCGGAGAAATTATCACCTGAGGAGGTTGTATCATTCCTGAACGTTTATCTAACAAGGATGAGTGAAATAATACGTTACAAATATAACGGTACAATTGATAAATTCATAGGAGATGCCATTATGGCTATTTTCGGTGCTCCAATTTCTTATGAAGATGATATCGATCGAGCTTTGAAATGTGCTCTTGATATGCGAAAAGAACTAAAAAAACTTGACGAGGAACTTGGATTAGACCTTGATAGTGGTATAGGGATACACTATGGTCCTGCTATCGTTGGAAATATAGGTGCACCATTTAGGATGGATTACACATGCATTGGCGATACAGTGAATACGGCATCAAGAATAGAACATTTAACTAGGGAAATAGATGCCGAGATAATCGTTTCAGAAGAAATCGTAAGCAGAACAAATAATTTTATCTTTGAATATGTTGGTAGCTACTTAGTAAAAGGTAAAAGTATGCAACTTAATCTGTACAAGCTTATAAGCGAAAAATTAAATACTTGA
- a CDS encoding CHASE2 domain-containing protein yields MSKIHLLIIVITVFFIWAIFFRLDFVEIIDLKIMDLFYKLRGRINIKPDVVVIGIDEYSLSALEVEGDTWPWDREVYGKLLEKVFEDGAKVVAFDVSFTEPGAEETDSYFASTLLMYQNVVLGTYLINEKGTYLSYDERLRKRIEENTNYLDFAYKMTNFKEFALLNPFKIYKIRPIYEPFSVAAYSATYEIGSLDADGVVRRMPLLVVEGWSMENGISSGILPHMNIIAAALYLGIDPTDLILDFSKKEVIMKEKNIKFDNSGYMHIWFYGKGKEIFKEIPSYDVIRGKFEKGTFKDKVVIVGYTATAKRRSRRFYTCKCYSKYYKW; encoded by the coding sequence ATGAGCAAAATACATTTATTAATAATTGTAATCACAGTGTTTTTTATCTGGGCTATCTTCTTCAGATTAGATTTTGTTGAAATTATCGATTTAAAAATAATGGACTTATTCTATAAATTACGTGGCAGAATTAACATAAAACCAGATGTAGTTGTTATTGGTATAGATGAATATTCACTCAGCGCTCTTGAAGTCGAAGGTGACACGTGGCCGTGGGATAGAGAAGTTTACGGTAAACTTTTAGAAAAAGTTTTCGAAGACGGGGCAAAAGTTGTGGCATTTGATGTGTCATTCACAGAACCGGGAGCAGAAGAAACAGACAGTTACTTTGCAAGCACTTTATTAATGTATCAAAATGTTGTACTTGGCACGTACTTAATCAACGAGAAAGGTACATATTTGTCATACGATGAAAGACTCAGAAAAAGAATAGAAGAGAACACAAATTATTTAGATTTCGCATATAAAATGACAAACTTCAAGGAGTTTGCACTTTTAAACCCGTTCAAAATATATAAGATAAGACCAATTTATGAACCATTTTCTGTTGCTGCTTACAGTGCCACATATGAGATTGGTAGTCTGGATGCTGATGGTGTAGTCAGAAGAATGCCATTGCTTGTTGTTGAAGGATGGTCTATGGAAAATGGAATTTCGTCTGGAATTTTACCACATATGAATATAATAGCAGCTGCATTATATTTGGGAATAGATCCGACTGATTTAATTTTAGATTTCTCCAAAAAAGAGGTAATAATGAAAGAAAAGAACATTAAATTTGATAATTCTGGATACATGCACATATGGTTTTACGGGAAAGGGAAGGAAATATTTAAAGAAATACCATCCTACGACGTAATTAGAGGAAAATTCGAAAAGGGGACTTTTAAAGATAAAGTTGTTATTGTTGGATACACAGCAACTGCAAAACGACGAAGCAGGCGTTTTTATACATGCAAATGCTATTCAAAATATTATAAATGGTGA
- a CDS encoding DUF3307 domain-containing protein, translating into MRTLESIKYLFPYLFLGHLVGDYVLQNSYIAMRKNKDIRVLTLHIVIVFLSQLSFIFGEDLTLKSFGAIVILSIAHFFIDIGKFLCKKRFCQTWYYYLIDQSFHIATLLIAAIYLGKDVQPFLERFFVVILSVAVFNGYFLSILVHFITSNGIYKRDYVGYLMRMVAPIFYILNIYAFVIYALACLILVTIKPSKSIILNYLTTIVSTIILLEVML; encoded by the coding sequence GTGAGAACTCTGGAAAGTATAAAATACCTGTTTCCTTATCTGTTTCTAGGTCACCTTGTAGGCGATTACGTACTTCAAAATAGCTACATCGCCATGAGAAAAAATAAAGATATACGTGTACTAACGCTTCATATAGTAATTGTATTTCTTTCGCAACTTTCTTTCATTTTTGGAGAAGATTTAACACTAAAATCATTTGGAGCTATTGTAATACTTTCAATAGCACATTTTTTTATAGATATTGGAAAATTTTTATGTAAAAAACGTTTTTGTCAAACTTGGTATTATTACCTTATCGACCAATCATTTCATATCGCAACTCTTCTAATAGCTGCTATTTACCTTGGTAAAGACGTTCAACCGTTTTTAGAGAGATTTTTCGTCGTGATCTTATCAGTTGCGGTTTTTAATGGATATTTTTTAAGCATACTAGTTCACTTTATTACGTCAAATGGTATATATAAAAGAGATTACGTGGGTTATTTAATGAGAATGGTAGCTCCTATTTTCTATATTTTAAACATATACGCATTTGTTATATATGCTCTTGCATGTCTAATCTTAGTAACCATAAAACCATCAAAATCAATTATTTTAAATTATTTGACAACGATTGTTTCAACTATAATCTTACTGGAGGTGATGTTATGA
- a CDS encoding HD-GYP domain-containing protein: MEKILNDTYYFFDLENDEFEISGQIPKQDDVYEFAMEFGIAIDEKIFDLLYELLKTYNFEQAKDKIAEFFKKRYGKNIELNYSEEGQNFKLTKNKLEIPILSKNSGNLGQITITGEFTLNEVLGLLAFYDSFVSVIEGFILGQRLELLLRSALNTLFIALNKRSRLSEEELSTMEKIAVELAKYENIDQEFCLIALRTANVGLIGVRDELFEKIRLGIYSNDEWNDYLRHVDHGYEILKELEVQKELIDVCLYHHEVIDGTGPKKLNPNEIPPLALIIGISESIVLLKWTEELLKNKYPENYVDIALNILRHEE; the protein is encoded by the coding sequence TTGGAAAAAATTCTAAATGATACCTACTATTTCTTTGATTTAGAAAATGATGAATTTGAAATTTCGGGTCAAATACCAAAACAAGATGATGTGTACGAATTTGCAATGGAGTTTGGAATAGCAATTGACGAAAAGATTTTTGATTTATTGTATGAATTGCTCAAAACATACAACTTTGAGCAAGCAAAAGATAAAATAGCAGAGTTTTTTAAAAAACGATATGGAAAAAATATTGAATTAAATTACTCTGAAGAAGGCCAGAATTTCAAATTAACTAAAAACAAATTAGAAATACCAATATTAAGCAAAAACTCTGGAAATCTCGGTCAAATAACTATAACCGGAGAATTCACTTTAAATGAAGTTTTAGGTTTACTTGCCTTTTACGATTCTTTTGTTTCAGTTATAGAAGGCTTTATTCTTGGTCAAAGATTAGAATTATTATTACGAAGTGCTTTAAACACACTCTTTATAGCTTTAAATAAAAGATCCAGACTATCTGAAGAAGAATTGTCTACGATGGAAAAAATTGCTGTTGAATTAGCCAAATATGAAAATATAGATCAAGAATTTTGTTTAATAGCACTTAGAACAGCAAATGTGGGCCTTATTGGTGTAAGAGATGAATTATTTGAAAAGATAAGATTAGGTATTTACAGCAACGATGAATGGAATGATTATCTAAGGCATGTCGACCATGGTTACGAAATTCTAAAAGAACTTGAAGTTCAAAAAGAACTAATAGATGTGTGTCTTTATCATCACGAAGTAATTGATGGTACTGGTCCAAAAAAATTGAATCCAAATGAAATACCACCATTGGCTTTAATCATTGGAATTTCGGAAAGTATAGTCCTTCTAAAATGGACAGAAGAACTGTTAAAAAATAAATATCCAGAAAATTATGTCGATATAGCACTAAATATTTTAAGACATGAGGAGTGA